In Paenarthrobacter sp. GOM3, a single window of DNA contains:
- the upp gene encoding uracil phosphoribosyltransferase produces MRTLVVDHPLVAHKLTVLRDKNTPSPVFRQLTEELVTLLAYEATREVKTQPVEIETPVTKTIGTAFTKPTPLVVPILRAGLGMLEGMTKLVPTAEVGFLGMARDEETLDIITYAERLPEDLTGRQIFVLDPMLATGGTLREAIKFLFKRGASDVTCICLLAAPEGLAKLEEELSDANVNIVLASIDEKLNEKSYIVPGLGDAGDRLYGVAG; encoded by the coding sequence ATGCGCACACTCGTCGTGGACCACCCGCTGGTCGCTCACAAGCTCACCGTTCTGCGGGATAAGAACACCCCTTCACCGGTCTTCCGGCAACTCACTGAAGAACTCGTCACCCTCCTGGCCTATGAAGCCACCCGCGAGGTCAAGACGCAGCCGGTCGAGATCGAGACCCCCGTCACCAAGACCATTGGCACGGCCTTCACCAAGCCCACGCCGCTGGTTGTCCCCATCCTGCGCGCAGGCCTCGGCATGCTCGAGGGCATGACCAAGCTGGTCCCCACCGCCGAGGTTGGCTTCCTGGGCATGGCCCGCGACGAAGAAACCCTGGACATCATCACCTACGCCGAGCGCCTCCCCGAGGACCTCACCGGCCGCCAGATCTTCGTCCTGGACCCCATGCTTGCTACTGGCGGCACCCTTCGCGAGGCCATCAAGTTCCTCTTCAAGCGTGGAGCGTCGGACGTCACCTGCATCTGCCTGCTTGCTGCTCCTGAGGGACTGGCGAAGCTGGAAGAAGAGCTTTCCGACGCCAACGTCAACATTGTCCTGGCGTCCATTGACGAGAAGCTCAATGAGAAGTCGTACATCGTGCCCGGCCTGGGCGACGCCGGCGACCGCCTCTACGGCGTGGCCGGCTAA
- a CDS encoding glyoxalase superfamily protein, with protein MDWKLELVFVPVSDVDRAKDFYVNKVGFNADYDERPSENIRFVQLTPPGSACSICIGEGLNDAPPGTAPSLQIVVSDINKAHQQLKDNGVDVSDIDIQAWGHFVYFADPDGNKWALQYLPQRPNG; from the coding sequence ATGGACTGGAAACTTGAACTGGTATTTGTCCCTGTCTCCGACGTCGATCGTGCGAAGGATTTCTACGTCAACAAGGTTGGTTTCAACGCCGACTACGACGAGCGTCCCTCGGAGAACATCCGCTTCGTCCAACTGACACCGCCGGGCTCGGCATGCTCCATCTGCATTGGAGAGGGCCTGAACGATGCCCCTCCGGGAACAGCTCCAAGCCTGCAGATCGTGGTCAGCGACATCAACAAGGCCCACCAGCAGCTCAAGGACAACGGAGTGGACGTCAGCGACATCGACATCCAGGCCTGGGGCCACTTCGTGTACTTCGCGGATCCGGACGGCAACAAATGGGCGCTGCAGTACCTCCCGCAGCGGCCCAACGGCTGA
- a CDS encoding HAD-IA family hydrolase produces MSHPAEAAQNPTLTVRAVLFDMDGTLVDSTAIVEQVWLEFAERYGLDFDEILRTSHGVQAGDTVRRYAPAGADFEALTAELGEMERSRTDGVIALPGAEALLKALPDDAVALVTSADSILADIRMRAAGLTMPSTAVTAESVTRGKPHPEGYLKAAALLGADPADVVVFEDAPAGIAAARAAGMRTVVVGDAGGELEDGMWRIPDYSAVTVTAAKDDDGGHLLTLAL; encoded by the coding sequence ATGAGCCATCCTGCCGAAGCCGCCCAGAACCCAACCCTGACCGTCCGCGCCGTCCTCTTCGACATGGACGGCACGCTGGTGGATTCCACAGCGATCGTTGAGCAGGTGTGGCTCGAGTTCGCCGAACGGTACGGTTTGGACTTTGACGAGATCCTCCGCACCTCACACGGCGTCCAGGCCGGCGACACGGTGCGGCGGTACGCGCCAGCCGGGGCGGATTTCGAAGCCCTGACAGCAGAGCTCGGCGAAATGGAGCGTTCCCGCACGGACGGCGTGATCGCGCTTCCCGGTGCCGAGGCCCTCCTGAAAGCTCTTCCCGACGACGCCGTTGCGTTGGTTACCTCTGCTGACAGCATCCTGGCCGACATCCGCATGCGGGCAGCCGGGCTGACCATGCCTTCCACCGCCGTGACTGCCGAGTCCGTCACCCGCGGCAAGCCCCACCCGGAGGGATACCTCAAAGCCGCTGCGCTGCTGGGAGCCGACCCGGCCGACGTCGTGGTCTTCGAAGACGCACCTGCCGGGATCGCAGCTGCGCGTGCCGCAGGGATGCGCACCGTGGTGGTGGGCGATGCTGGCGGTGAACTCGAGGACGGCATGTGGCGGATCCCGGACTACTCCGCGGTGACGGTCACCGCTGCAAAGGACGACGACGGCGGTCACCTCCTCACTCTGGCCCTCTAG
- a CDS encoding pyridoxal phosphate-dependent decarboxylase family protein, whose translation MSAMPEAYGAALGRAMAHAGDWLASVPTRPVRPSSDADQVAKSIIPRLPDEATDAAEVVDELAALAEPGLMAIQSGRFFGWVMGGTLPAAMAADWLVSAWDQNTGLRFATPAAAAIEESAAAWLLDLLHLPASADVGFTTGATTANFVGLAAGRQYLMDEAGWDLEALGLNGGPRITTFAGRERHAAVDLALRYLGLGACVPVDADREGRIIPEALAEAMDEQPGPTLVCLQAGNLHSGAFDPMTEAIAVAHDRGAWVHVDGAFGLWAAISPTLRERLAGVEEADSWATDAHKTLNVPYDCGLAIVSRPESLRRAFSVHTSYLIATETGLGDPLEKVPEMSRRARGIPVWAALRQLGRNGVIAMVELLAANARALAEGLADVPGVEVLNDVVFTQVSVSFGSDDRTHRITQRLMAEGAVWMSGSSWRGREILRISVSNWSTDAGDVAVSIAAVRGAVAAEPEA comes from the coding sequence ATGTCTGCGATGCCGGAGGCGTACGGTGCTGCATTGGGGCGGGCCATGGCGCACGCCGGAGATTGGCTCGCGTCGGTGCCCACCCGCCCTGTCCGCCCATCCTCCGATGCCGACCAAGTGGCGAAAAGCATCATCCCGCGCCTGCCTGATGAAGCCACCGATGCCGCGGAAGTAGTGGATGAGCTCGCCGCCTTGGCCGAACCCGGGCTGATGGCCATCCAGTCCGGCAGGTTCTTCGGATGGGTCATGGGCGGAACCCTGCCAGCTGCCATGGCCGCTGATTGGCTTGTCTCCGCCTGGGATCAAAACACCGGGCTCCGCTTCGCCACTCCTGCCGCAGCCGCGATCGAGGAATCAGCTGCGGCTTGGCTTTTGGACCTTTTGCACCTTCCCGCATCAGCCGACGTCGGATTCACCACCGGTGCCACCACCGCGAACTTTGTGGGGCTGGCGGCTGGCCGTCAGTATCTGATGGACGAAGCTGGCTGGGACCTCGAAGCGCTGGGACTCAACGGCGGCCCCCGGATCACCACGTTTGCGGGGCGGGAACGCCACGCCGCCGTGGACCTGGCGTTGCGGTACCTGGGCTTGGGAGCCTGTGTCCCGGTGGACGCTGACCGCGAAGGGCGGATCATTCCGGAAGCATTGGCCGAAGCCATGGATGAGCAACCGGGGCCGACACTGGTGTGCTTGCAAGCGGGCAATCTGCATTCGGGCGCGTTTGATCCCATGACGGAAGCCATCGCCGTGGCGCACGACCGCGGCGCGTGGGTCCATGTGGACGGGGCGTTCGGCTTATGGGCAGCCATAAGCCCGACCCTGCGTGAACGGCTTGCCGGTGTGGAGGAGGCCGATTCCTGGGCCACGGACGCCCACAAGACGTTGAACGTCCCGTACGACTGCGGGCTCGCCATAGTTTCCCGACCCGAGTCCCTGAGGAGGGCCTTCAGCGTCCACACCAGCTACCTGATTGCCACCGAAACGGGGCTGGGGGACCCTTTGGAGAAGGTGCCGGAGATGTCCCGGCGCGCCCGCGGCATCCCGGTATGGGCGGCCTTACGCCAGCTGGGGCGCAACGGAGTGATCGCCATGGTGGAACTGCTGGCGGCAAACGCACGGGCACTGGCTGAAGGACTCGCCGACGTTCCTGGCGTCGAAGTCCTCAACGACGTCGTGTTCACGCAGGTCTCCGTGAGCTTCGGCAGCGACGACCGGACCCACCGCATCACCCAGCGCTTGATGGCTGAGGGGGCGGTGTGGATGTCCGGGTCGTCTTGGCGCGGGCGTGAAATCCTCCGGATTTCGGTGAGCAACTGGTCCACCGACGCCGGGGACGTCGCCGTGTCCATTGCTGCAGTGCGGGGCGCAGTGGCGGCCGAGCCGGAAGCGTAG
- a CDS encoding dolichyl-phosphate beta-glucosyltransferase, giving the protein MTLTDPSTCASHHAIHGMNLAMTPEPAQRSRRSPVETQAPTPVLDVTIPAFNDEACLEENLRRLHGYLKETFPHAFRITVADNASTDNTLRVAERLARELPEVVVVRFEQRGRGNALRQAWLASPSPVLAYMEADLSTDLAAVAPLLAPLISGHSDLAIGTRLAPASRVTRSPRHQLVARSYNSLLRTVLGAGFSDAQCGFKAIRADVAHQLLPHVKDEAWFFDTELLIIAERSGLRIHEVPVDWTQDPNSSVDVVRTAIADLRGIGRLTRDLRRGRVPVRELRTALSAGPASSPRDSILGRVVPVVAWSLAYAGIFLACTGYLNVFVANVLGLFLATWAVRPSLGLPGLATGLAVSSGALLLLPLITTPDRWLEGAVVVGAALTAAVVGISARRT; this is encoded by the coding sequence ATGACGCTCACTGATCCTTCGACCTGCGCATCCCATCACGCGATCCACGGCATGAATTTGGCGATGACGCCAGAGCCCGCGCAGCGGTCCCGGCGCTCCCCCGTTGAAACCCAGGCGCCCACCCCGGTCCTGGACGTCACGATTCCCGCGTTCAATGATGAAGCCTGTCTGGAAGAGAATCTGCGCAGGCTCCACGGGTATCTCAAAGAAACCTTTCCCCACGCTTTTCGGATCACCGTTGCGGACAACGCCAGCACGGACAACACCTTGCGGGTTGCCGAGAGGCTGGCCCGCGAACTTCCTGAAGTGGTTGTTGTCCGGTTTGAGCAAAGGGGACGCGGAAACGCACTCCGTCAGGCTTGGCTCGCGTCGCCGTCGCCTGTGCTTGCCTACATGGAAGCAGACTTGTCCACGGATCTGGCCGCTGTGGCTCCCCTGCTTGCACCGCTCATTTCAGGCCATTCGGATCTCGCCATCGGCACTCGCCTGGCACCGGCATCCCGCGTTACGCGCAGCCCCCGGCACCAGTTGGTAGCCCGCAGCTACAACTCACTGTTACGCACCGTCCTGGGGGCCGGTTTCTCCGATGCCCAGTGCGGCTTCAAAGCTATCCGTGCGGACGTGGCCCACCAGCTACTCCCCCATGTCAAAGACGAGGCCTGGTTTTTCGACACTGAGCTGCTGATCATCGCCGAGCGCTCCGGCCTGCGCATTCATGAAGTCCCCGTCGACTGGACCCAGGACCCAAACTCAAGTGTCGACGTCGTACGAACCGCCATTGCGGACCTGCGCGGCATCGGCCGGCTGACCCGGGACCTGCGGCGCGGGCGCGTTCCTGTCCGCGAACTTCGCACCGCCCTGTCTGCCGGACCTGCTTCTTCTCCCCGGGACAGCATTCTGGGACGAGTCGTCCCGGTTGTGGCGTGGAGCTTGGCTTACGCCGGAATCTTCCTGGCCTGCACCGGCTATCTGAACGTGTTTGTGGCGAACGTCCTCGGCCTATTCCTCGCTACCTGGGCTGTGCGTCCGAGCTTGGGGTTGCCCGGTTTGGCGACTGGGCTAGCGGTCAGCTCCGGCGCGCTCTTGCTTTTGCCCCTCATTACGACGCCGGACCGCTGGCTTGAGGGGGCAGTTGTAGTGGGTGCTGCCCTCACCGCCGCTGTGGTCGGAATTAGTGCCCGCCGGACTTGA
- a CDS encoding sensor histidine kinase, whose product MSTLSGVAKTSRRSWLNPSTWHLRTRLVLVAMALLVAICGAVGIVSYASMDAVFNKQLDRQLEQASSRANDFGRAPSNFPTSPSGRPDPLEARGQAAGTLNARIDGSTVRSSGLIDAQGNRVSLSADDEKILVSLPTDNMPVDRSLSNGAYRLVAVDNPYGDVIVTGLPLADKQNAEASLVWTMVLVSLGGLVLIGLAGTVIIRRTMRPLEQLSEVATKVSRLPLDAGEVALAVRVPPSASHPGTEVGSVGHALNQMLNNVSSALEARQESETKVRQFVADASHELRTPLTAIRGYTELLRMTENFTEDGRKSLARVQSQSERMTTLVEDLLLLARLDEGQPVKVTEVDLTQLVIETVSDEKVMAPDHIWQLQLPGEPITVRGDATQLHQVLANLLSNARKHTDPGTTVVTGVMLSADGSAVVTVTDNGPGIPQDFQSRIFSRFARADAARSGSEGTSGLGLSIVDSIVAAHGGSVEVTSRPGRTEFALRLPTTNTERM is encoded by the coding sequence TTGAGCACACTTTCCGGAGTGGCCAAAACGTCCCGGCGGAGTTGGCTCAACCCGTCCACCTGGCATCTGCGTACCCGATTGGTCTTGGTGGCCATGGCCCTGTTGGTGGCGATCTGCGGTGCGGTAGGCATCGTCAGCTACGCCTCCATGGACGCGGTCTTCAACAAGCAGCTCGACAGGCAGTTGGAGCAGGCGTCCAGCCGCGCGAATGACTTCGGCAGGGCGCCGTCGAACTTCCCCACTTCCCCGTCCGGAAGGCCCGACCCGCTGGAGGCGCGGGGCCAGGCCGCGGGAACGCTCAACGCCCGGATCGACGGCTCCACTGTCCGGAGTTCAGGACTCATCGACGCCCAAGGAAACCGCGTATCACTGTCCGCGGACGATGAAAAGATCCTGGTGTCGCTCCCCACGGACAACATGCCCGTGGACCGCTCGCTCTCCAATGGCGCGTACCGTCTGGTGGCCGTCGACAACCCCTACGGCGACGTCATCGTGACTGGCCTGCCCCTGGCGGACAAGCAGAACGCCGAGGCCTCGCTGGTATGGACCATGGTGCTGGTTTCCCTTGGCGGCCTGGTCCTGATCGGGCTCGCGGGTACCGTCATCATCCGGCGCACCATGCGGCCCTTGGAGCAGCTGTCCGAAGTTGCCACGAAAGTATCGAGACTGCCCCTCGACGCCGGTGAGGTGGCCCTTGCGGTGCGCGTCCCGCCGTCGGCCTCCCATCCTGGGACGGAAGTTGGCAGCGTTGGCCATGCGCTGAACCAGATGCTGAACAACGTCTCCAGCGCATTGGAGGCCCGTCAGGAAAGCGAAACCAAGGTGCGCCAGTTCGTGGCGGATGCTTCGCACGAACTGCGGACCCCGCTGACTGCCATTCGCGGCTATACGGAGCTGCTGCGGATGACCGAGAATTTCACGGAGGACGGCAGGAAGTCGTTGGCCCGCGTCCAAAGCCAGTCCGAACGCATGACCACCCTGGTGGAAGATCTCCTGTTGCTGGCAAGGCTGGACGAGGGTCAGCCCGTGAAGGTCACGGAGGTGGACCTCACCCAGTTGGTGATCGAGACCGTCAGCGACGAAAAAGTCATGGCACCGGACCACATCTGGCAACTCCAACTTCCCGGGGAGCCCATCACGGTACGTGGCGACGCCACGCAATTGCATCAGGTCCTGGCGAACCTGCTCTCGAACGCCCGCAAGCACACCGACCCGGGAACGACCGTGGTCACCGGAGTCATGCTCTCAGCGGATGGCAGCGCAGTGGTGACTGTGACGGACAACGGTCCGGGCATTCCGCAGGACTTCCAGAGCCGCATTTTCTCCCGATTTGCCCGTGCTGACGCCGCAAGATCGGGGTCGGAGGGCACCTCGGGGCTGGGTCTCTCCATTGTCGATTCCATCGTTGCGGCGCACGGTGGCAGTGTTGAAGTGACCTCCAGGCCGGGGCGCACCGAATTCGCCCTGAGACTCCCGACCACCAACACCGAACGCATGTAA
- a CDS encoding response regulator transcription factor, with the protein MASSHSMTNNLPQLSHPDGSPIRALVVDDEPSLAELMSMGLRMAGWSVAVAGDGPAAVKLAKDFRPDVLVLDVMLPGFDGVEVLNRVRAFAPEVPALFLTAKDAVQDRIVGLAAGGDDYVTKPFSMEEVLLRLHRLVQRSGVAAMDTAELVVGDLTLNVDTREVTRAGQDIPLTATQFELLRYLMENPKRVVSKAQILDRVWDYDFGGQANIVELYISYLRKKIEADHPPMIHTVRGAGYVIKPAD; encoded by the coding sequence ATGGCCTCCTCGCACTCCATGACCAACAACCTCCCCCAGCTTTCCCACCCGGACGGCTCCCCCATCCGGGCTTTGGTGGTGGATGACGAACCCAGCCTCGCCGAGCTCATGAGCATGGGCCTGCGCATGGCAGGCTGGTCTGTGGCCGTAGCAGGCGACGGTCCGGCCGCCGTGAAGTTGGCCAAGGATTTCCGTCCCGACGTACTGGTGCTTGATGTCATGCTGCCTGGATTCGATGGCGTCGAAGTGCTCAACCGCGTCCGCGCTTTCGCTCCCGAAGTTCCCGCCCTGTTCCTCACCGCCAAGGACGCCGTGCAGGACAGGATCGTGGGCCTGGCTGCCGGCGGCGACGACTATGTGACCAAGCCGTTCAGCATGGAAGAAGTCCTCCTGCGCCTGCACCGGCTGGTCCAGCGGTCCGGGGTAGCGGCCATGGACACGGCCGAGCTGGTGGTGGGAGACCTGACCCTGAACGTCGATACCCGCGAGGTGACACGGGCCGGGCAGGATATTCCGCTGACCGCAACGCAGTTCGAACTTCTGCGCTACCTCATGGAGAACCCCAAAAGGGTTGTCAGCAAAGCCCAGATCCTCGACCGCGTGTGGGACTACGACTTCGGCGGACAGGCCAACATCGTGGAGCTCTACATCTCCTACCTGCGCAAGAAGATCGAAGCGGACCACCCGCCCATGATCCACACCGTTCGCGGTGCCGGGTACGTCATCAAGCCAGCGGACTAG
- a CDS encoding winged helix-turn-helix domain-containing protein has product MSVASGYVHISVRNANKAASNAGLRPGFGNRPGYSPAPQGAGQQAPGYVPQGYNPNSYGQLRAVPTTEPAPMTAPTPVIAQSDRLRPVANDNVARGFVLYMGIDEETAAAAGTSIAKLAQEIRAYAQSLVTGAESYAAVAVAPAGAPGSALDVVRSTFGDPTVASRQRAEAARPAPQQESRPSGVLIDLARREVHLDGESLNLTFKEFELLNYLVENGTRTVGRDELLEGLWRNAEEVPNERTIDVHIRRLRSKLGRLANTVRTVRGQGYRFYEHPEVIVWAAPEYSI; this is encoded by the coding sequence ATGTCAGTTGCATCTGGATACGTCCACATCTCCGTCCGTAACGCCAACAAGGCCGCGTCAAACGCAGGGCTGCGCCCCGGGTTCGGCAACCGTCCGGGCTATTCTCCGGCCCCACAGGGTGCCGGCCAGCAGGCTCCCGGCTACGTCCCGCAGGGTTACAACCCCAACTCCTATGGCCAGCTGCGTGCCGTGCCCACCACGGAGCCGGCACCCATGACGGCTCCCACGCCGGTGATTGCCCAGTCCGACCGGCTGCGCCCCGTTGCCAACGACAATGTAGCCCGCGGGTTCGTGCTTTACATGGGCATCGACGAAGAAACGGCAGCCGCTGCTGGAACTTCCATTGCCAAGCTTGCCCAGGAGATCCGCGCCTATGCGCAGTCCCTGGTGACCGGCGCCGAGAGCTACGCCGCCGTCGCAGTTGCCCCCGCCGGGGCACCCGGGTCCGCACTCGACGTCGTGCGTTCCACCTTCGGTGACCCCACGGTTGCCTCACGGCAGCGCGCCGAAGCTGCCCGCCCCGCGCCGCAACAGGAGTCCCGTCCCTCTGGCGTGCTGATCGACCTCGCCCGCCGTGAAGTTCACCTGGACGGCGAATCGCTGAACCTGACATTCAAGGAATTCGAGCTCCTCAACTACCTCGTTGAGAACGGCACCCGCACCGTGGGTCGCGACGAACTGCTCGAAGGCCTCTGGCGTAACGCCGAGGAAGTGCCGAACGAGCGCACCATCGACGTTCACATCCGCCGGCTGCGCTCCAAGCTGGGCCGCCTTGCCAACACCGTTCGCACGGTTCGCGGCCAGGGCTACCGCTTCTACGAGCACCCCGAAGTTATCGTGTGGGCCGCTCCGGAATACTCCATCTAA
- a CDS encoding SixA phosphatase family protein: protein MSDHHLKRLVIMRHAKADWPVGVPDHERPLEERGHREAPLAGQWLLKHGVVPDFILCSSALRTRQTCTWVCNELGEKAPTPKLEDGLYAASANRMLTVINHVPDTVTTLMVISHMPGVQDLAMHLASRDSDHDAYMDAATRYPTSALTVLETEKSWAELDGQDARLTQFKVPRH, encoded by the coding sequence ATGAGCGACCATCACCTTAAGCGCCTTGTGATCATGCGGCATGCCAAGGCGGACTGGCCGGTGGGCGTGCCCGATCATGAGCGTCCCTTGGAGGAGCGCGGCCACCGTGAGGCGCCGTTGGCCGGTCAGTGGTTGCTCAAGCACGGGGTTGTTCCCGATTTCATCCTGTGCTCGTCCGCCCTCAGGACCCGCCAGACGTGCACCTGGGTGTGCAACGAACTGGGGGAGAAAGCTCCGACGCCGAAGCTCGAGGATGGCTTGTATGCCGCCTCAGCCAACCGCATGTTAACGGTGATCAATCATGTTCCGGACACCGTGACCACGCTGATGGTTATTTCGCATATGCCCGGCGTGCAGGATTTGGCCATGCATTTGGCGTCCCGCGATTCGGATCACGACGCCTACATGGATGCCGCCACGCGCTACCCCACCAGTGCGTTGACGGTGTTGGAGACGGAGAAGTCGTGGGCTGAGCTGGACGGGCAGGACGCCCGGTTGACGCAGTTTAAGGTGCCTCGGCACTAG
- a CDS encoding LysR family transcriptional regulator has product MIDISALRALVAVEQHGSVVAASDVMGYSPSAVSQQIKKLEKQTGVAVLERNGRGVLLTERGLALAGYGRRIMGELEELQATLLADPAKPTGLLRMVAFSTACRGLVGPMLGRLAASHPTLDITVLAEDPREAVQRVASGEAELAVVHNWNSVPLVIPENLVHEDLCVDQADVLINSAHALAGRTAVEREDLLDETWISTPAGAICNEALLQIFAGLGRVPDIRVYDPDFSTHIAMVEQGVAVALVPRLGRPPLPAGVVAIPVMNPVQQRSVGVVYRKTMTASPNIRLAVRMLREVAAEQLPSAEAP; this is encoded by the coding sequence ATGATCGACATCTCAGCCCTGAGGGCCCTGGTTGCCGTGGAACAGCATGGATCGGTGGTGGCCGCCTCCGACGTGATGGGCTACAGCCCGTCAGCGGTGTCCCAGCAGATCAAGAAGCTGGAGAAACAGACAGGCGTTGCCGTACTGGAACGCAATGGCCGCGGCGTGCTCCTGACGGAGCGGGGGCTGGCGCTGGCAGGCTACGGCCGCCGCATCATGGGCGAGCTCGAGGAATTGCAGGCCACCCTGCTCGCCGATCCCGCCAAACCCACGGGACTGCTGAGGATGGTGGCATTCTCCACCGCCTGCCGCGGGCTTGTGGGACCCATGCTGGGGCGACTGGCAGCCTCCCACCCCACCCTGGACATCACTGTGCTGGCAGAAGATCCCCGCGAAGCCGTGCAGAGGGTGGCCTCCGGAGAAGCTGAGCTCGCAGTGGTCCACAACTGGAACTCCGTGCCTTTGGTCATCCCCGAGAACCTGGTGCACGAGGACCTCTGCGTGGACCAGGCCGATGTCCTCATCAACAGCGCCCACGCGCTGGCGGGGAGAACCGCCGTCGAGCGTGAAGACCTGCTGGATGAGACCTGGATCAGCACCCCGGCGGGCGCAATCTGCAACGAAGCCCTCCTGCAGATTTTCGCAGGACTGGGGCGGGTGCCTGATATCCGCGTGTACGACCCCGACTTTTCCACGCACATCGCCATGGTGGAGCAGGGGGTGGCCGTTGCACTGGTTCCACGGCTTGGCAGGCCGCCACTCCCCGCAGGCGTTGTTGCCATTCCGGTGATGAACCCCGTTCAGCAGCGCTCCGTGGGAGTGGTGTATCGCAAGACGATGACAGCGAGCCCCAACATCCGCCTGGCCGTACGCATGCTGCGGGAAGTCGCCGCGGAACAGCTACCTAGTGCCGAGGCACCTTAA
- a CDS encoding EamA family transporter, whose amino-acid sequence MNLRHSALAVLVAVLWGINFVAIDLGLHSNGRDVPPLLFVAMRFLLVVFPFILFIRKPDVGWKAIVGVGLFMSAGQFGLLYLGMALGMPAGLASLVLQAQVLFTILLASRFLGERPSRRQLAGVVLGIAGLGVVALGRSAVAPVLPLMIVLAAALSWAVGNVVARHSKAKSGLGLVVWSGAVVPVPLAGLSLVVDGPDTVWATLSDLQPATILSAIYTAVFASLVGYGIWNRLLSLYPSSDVVPFTLLVPVVGMTAAWLVLNEIPTPAEILGGLILLLGVATAVLGATRKRPDIPVAGPALRV is encoded by the coding sequence GTGAACCTTCGCCACTCTGCCCTCGCCGTCCTGGTAGCCGTCCTCTGGGGCATCAACTTCGTCGCTATTGACCTCGGTCTGCACTCGAACGGTCGGGACGTGCCGCCGTTGCTCTTCGTCGCCATGCGCTTCCTCCTGGTCGTGTTCCCCTTCATCTTGTTCATCCGCAAACCCGACGTGGGCTGGAAGGCGATCGTCGGCGTCGGGCTCTTCATGAGCGCCGGCCAGTTCGGGCTCCTGTACCTCGGTATGGCACTTGGGATGCCAGCTGGGTTGGCCTCGCTGGTCCTCCAGGCGCAGGTGTTGTTCACCATCCTGCTTGCCTCAAGATTCCTGGGCGAAAGGCCCAGCCGCCGCCAACTGGCCGGGGTGGTGCTTGGCATCGCAGGGTTGGGGGTGGTGGCGTTGGGGCGCAGTGCAGTGGCCCCGGTGCTGCCGCTCATGATCGTGCTCGCCGCGGCGTTGTCCTGGGCGGTGGGCAATGTGGTGGCGCGGCATTCGAAGGCCAAGTCCGGGCTTGGCCTGGTGGTGTGGTCCGGCGCGGTGGTGCCCGTTCCGTTGGCGGGCTTGTCGCTGGTGGTGGACGGCCCGGACACTGTTTGGGCGACACTTTCAGACCTTCAACCGGCCACCATCCTGAGCGCGATCTACACCGCGGTGTTCGCCTCGCTGGTGGGCTACGGCATCTGGAACCGTCTATTGTCGCTCTACCCGAGTTCCGACGTCGTGCCCTTCACGCTGCTGGTCCCGGTGGTGGGCATGACGGCGGCTTGGCTGGTCCTGAACGAGATCCCCACACCCGCCGAAATCCTGGGCGGGCTGATCCTGCTGCTGGGCGTGGCCACCGCAGTACTCGGCGCCACGCGGAAACGCCCGGACATCCCCGTTGCGGGGCCCGCTTTGCGCGTTTAG